The genomic stretch AAAGTCAACTACATAATATGGTACATTATGTGCAAATGTAAATACTGAAGAACTCTGCAAAAGTTTAATCAAAATCtgctttcagtttgttaatgatTTCCCAAGAAAATCACTGAGGGAGATACAGCAACCTCGTGAGAACATCATAAATCTcttcataattaatttttataatgtcaGTTTTGATTATGTTGATCCAACTAATGCAGTGGTGGCAGGTTGGGTAAAGGCAaaggtttatttttagtttccccAAATGTTGTCTCACTTGATTTAGGAGGGCTTGGGAATACCCAAGAATTATCTTCCAGAGAATTTCTGCCGTAAGAATTGTGTTCCTGAAAGTTTGTGCCATCGTGAGGAATGGATCACTCATGATCTGTCCATGACTGGAGAGCTGCTTTCTCTGATAAAACCTTTGCATCTCCTGGTAAAGGGGAAGACGTGGTATGACAAAGAGTTTTGCCGTTTGGTGAGAGAGGGGCCTGTCTTTTGTACGTTGCAGTAAAATTCGTCAAGTGCAGTTTTGTACTGTCTTTCCCAAGGTCTTCCATGCATCCTGCTGGGGCGCAAGCTTTCTTGATTGCAGTTGGGGTTTTCATCTTTCTTAGCAGTTCAGCTTGTACTTGAGTCACCAGATGTAAATTAGACATTTCTCTCTTCAGTTCCCAGTATGCACTTTGCATATTATCACTTGAAATGCTTAGTCTTTGGAGATCTCTGCTCTTCAGATTGTCTTCCTGAGATGGATACGTTTGTCTGGCTTTTTGTAGCTCTATTTTGAGATCTCTACATTCTTTCCTCATCAGTTCCAGTTCTTGTTCCAAACCATGGATCTTCAGGTCACAGCTCAACTTTTCCACCTCCCAGTTGGATGAAGGTGGATTTAAATTTCTTATCACCTGCTGAGTTTCCACCTCTGTCCTCAGCTGGAGGAGTTCTACTTTAGATTGTAGCTGTTCATTCAATACTTTCAAAGATTCAGAGTTGTCTTTATTCATTTTATCCAATTTGCTCTTCAAATTATCTCTGTCAATGCAAACCTCTCGATATGC from Mesoplodon densirostris isolate mMesDen1 chromosome 10, mMesDen1 primary haplotype, whole genome shotgun sequence encodes the following:
- the LOC132497150 gene encoding 5-azacytidine-induced protein 2-like — its product is MDALVEDDICILNHEKAHRRDTVTPVSIYSGDESVASHFALVTAYEDIKKRLKDSEKENSFLKKRIRVLEEKLIGARKDEETSSVGREQVNKAYHAYREVCIDRDNLKSKLDKMNKDNSESLKVLNEQLQSKVELLQLRTEVETQQVIRNLNPPSSNWEVEKLSCDLKIHGLEQELELMRKECRDLKIELQKARQTYPSQEDNLKSRDLQRLSISSDNMQSAYWELKREMSNLHLVTQVQAELLRKMKTPTAIKKACAPAGCMEDLGKDSTKLHLTNFTATYKRQAPLSPNGKTLCHTTSSPLPGDAKVLSEKAALQSWTDHE